One part of the Hydra vulgaris chromosome 01, alternate assembly HydraT2T_AEP genome encodes these proteins:
- the LOC136074122 gene encoding uncharacterized protein LOC136074122, with the protein MHKLSKDSSLRSFRPIISTIGTYNYKLANYLSDLLTPYLPKHYTTFDSFSFVEDFKQVDVTNKFIVSYDVENLFTNIPPNETINIATELFFKDETRSKYFSKTHFKKLLQISTSGSHFLFNGKFYDQLNGVVMGSPLVPILANMFIGFHEQAWVNNCSSSIPIFYKRYVDDIIAIFN; encoded by the coding sequence ATGCACAAACTTAGTAAAGATTCTTCTCTACGATCTTTTCGACCAATTATTTCAACAATTGgtacatataattataaacttgcTAATTATCTTTCAGATTTATTAACTCCATATTTACCAAAACATTATACCACTTTTGACTCATTTTCATTCGTTGAAGATTTTAAACAAGTTGACGTAACTAACAAATTTATAGTTTCTTATGATGTTGAAAACTTATTTACTAACATTCCACCTAATGAAACTATAAATATAGCAacagaattgttttttaaagatgaaactcgctcaaaatatttttctaaaactcatttcaaaaaattacttcaaatttCAACGTCAGGTTCTCATTTCTTATTTAACGgaaaattttatgatcaattaaATGGCGTTGTAATGGGTTCTCCTTTAGTACCAATTTTAGCTAATATGTTTATCGGTTTTCATGAACAAGCGTGGGTTAATAATTGCTCATCCTCCataccaattttttataaacgttaTGTGGATGACataatagcaatttttaattaa